A stretch of DNA from Bicyclus anynana chromosome 23, ilBicAnyn1.1, whole genome shotgun sequence:
tttaactccttattttcacgggaacgggaactactaaAGTCCGCGGGGCATTGGCGTGTTTACTATTACTAGTTTAAATACTATTATTAGGATtagataaaagaaaacaaaacagtAGGGGACGATGTCGCAGACTtccaatcctactaatattacaaacgcgaaattttgtatggatgtatgtttgtttggatgtttgttactctttaacgccgctactactgaagcgatttggctgaaatttggaatggaaatagattttactctggattaacacataggctactttttatcccgaaaaaatccatagattTCTGAGATTttcgaaaacctgatgattttgatggtatgaatgtttgttactctttcacgcctcggctactgaacctaaacacctgaaatttgaagtagagatagattatagtctggattaacacataggctacttttcatcagtgaaaaactgaattccacgcggacgaaatcgcgggcgtccgctagtagtaaaataatctTGCCAATAAAACAAATTAGTACTTTAGCACTATCATCTTGTGTATGCAATTGTGCGTTATCATATTTTCTTAGACATAATATCTATACCTTCCTTAGTACTTAGTATAAAGTGCTCttgtataattaataacaaacataatgacttgtaataaataaatttattgataaacaaaactgcataaacaaatatataattatgattataaaatttaaaataaaacgatGTATCTTGTAGAAAATACATCAGTATTCCCAGGGAATTTGAAAAGAAGACATCAGAATACACAATGGGATTCAAAAACAAAGTCGTAATTGTGACAGGCGCCAGCTCAGGCATCGGGGCAGCAATTGCCACAGCATTCAGCGACCAAGGAGCGAAGGTGGTAATGGTTGGGAGGAATGAAGCAAAGCTGAATAAAGTTGCTGCCAAATGCTGCAAGCCTCTGGTCTTGATCGCTGACGTTGCCAAAGATGACGACGTAAAGAAGATTATTGAGCAAACTATCAAGAAGTACGGTCAGATAGACGTCTTGGTCAACAACGCTGGTCTTGGACGTAAGGCTTCGATTCTTGATGAGAACCTTATGGAAGCATACGACACCATCATGAGCGTTAATGTCCGTGGACTTGTACATTTGACTTCCCGCGCCGCACCGTAT
This window harbors:
- the LOC112048208 gene encoding uncharacterized oxidoreductase SERP2049-like; translated protein: MGFKNKVVIVTGASSGIGAAIATAFSDQGAKVVMVGRNEAKLNKVAAKCCKPLVLIADVAKDDDVKKIIEQTIKKYGQIDVLVNNAGLGRKASILDENLMEAYDTIMSVNVRGLVHLTSRAAPYLAKTKGNVVNIASVASHIPSPLPGFLSYCISKAAVSHFTRCAAAELACQGVRVNSISPGPVKTDFIDNAKMDFTWDEAGDKTVLKRVSEPGEIADLVLFVASAKAIGITGSDFLSDNGLIVKRS